Proteins from one Candidatus Nomurabacteria bacterium genomic window:
- a CDS encoding response regulator, with protein MKLLLIDDDAFLRDMYALKFKDTGYEVEVADGAVTALRVLERSQDFDVIMLDMIMPGMTGTELIRAIREKFPDMKAKCIVLSNQGQDEDIEEATKAGADGYIIKAEAVPSDVVKKVEAMAKK; from the coding sequence ATGAAGTTACTTCTCATTGATGATGACGCTTTTTTGCGCGACATGTACGCGCTGAAGTTTAAAGATACTGGCTATGAGGTTGAGGTTGCTGATGGTGCGGTCACTGCTTTGCGTGTTCTTGAGCGATCGCAAGATTTTGATGTCATTATGTTAGACATGATCATGCCGGGAATGACAGGAACAGAACTTATTAGAGCGATTCGTGAAAAGTTCCCTGACATGAAAGCCAAGTGCATCGTTTTGTCTAATCAGGGACAAGATGAAGATATTGAAGAAGCGACCAAGGCTGGAGCCGATGGGTATATTATTAAAGCGGAAGCAGTGCCAAGTGATGTGGTTAAAAAAGTAGAGGCAATGGCAAAAAAGTAA
- the tadA gene encoding Flp pilus assembly complex ATPase component TadA, whose protein sequence is MDPLQALQERGGVDQSFITEAERIIGETGRSYESVFEELGMSKEDVRQFMADFYQVPVFDIPEGFTVTQEILDFISEESAQHYRMVPLKVEDDVLVVGVNNPDNLQMREALNFISTKNNIPYKLVYMPDEDIVRILNFYSNLEGDVGDALETLESELDKEIAASLEESDVQTKESLEHIEEDAPVTKIVATILRYAVDGSASDIHIEPSPVEVAVRFRVDGELAKSLTLPKNVHMAVVARVKILSSMRLDERRRPQDGRFSATFDDRKIDFRVSVLPTNHGEKVVMRILDTSKGVRSLEESGISASNMELLRKIVQEPYGIILISGPTGSGKSTTLRGMIQEVDTVTKNVMSLEDPVEYDMSGVSQSQVRPEIGYTFARGLRAALRQDPDIIMVGEIRDTETAQLAIQAALTGHLVLSTIHTNNAIGVIPRLIDMGIDPYLIAPTLKLTIAQRLARTLCDGTGREEEVSPSTEARISETFKTLPQKYHKRIPESRTMLHPEPTPGCATGYSGRTAITEVLEINEEMQELILKNASEEEFFMAARKNGFITIQEDAMIKALNHEIPYEEMNVFSTKIGIETDPNETYDTVDNLNDIEVAEAIMGSDEVTSH, encoded by the coding sequence ATGGATCCGCTGCAGGCATTACAAGAGCGTGGTGGGGTCGATCAGTCTTTTATTACGGAGGCTGAGCGTATTATCGGTGAGACTGGCCGTTCATATGAGTCTGTTTTTGAAGAACTCGGCATGAGCAAGGAGGATGTTCGTCAGTTTATGGCCGATTTCTATCAGGTGCCAGTCTTTGATATCCCAGAAGGATTTACGGTTACTCAGGAGATCCTAGATTTTATTTCAGAAGAATCAGCCCAGCACTATCGAATGGTGCCCCTTAAGGTTGAAGATGATGTGTTGGTGGTGGGTGTCAACAATCCTGACAACCTACAGATGCGTGAGGCGCTTAACTTCATAAGCACCAAGAACAATATTCCATACAAGCTCGTCTACATGCCAGATGAGGATATTGTTCGTATCCTTAACTTCTACTCAAACCTGGAAGGTGATGTTGGTGATGCGCTTGAGACGCTTGAAAGCGAACTCGATAAAGAAATTGCTGCTAGTCTTGAGGAGTCAGATGTACAGACTAAAGAGTCACTGGAGCATATTGAAGAGGATGCGCCAGTTACAAAGATCGTAGCGACGATTTTGCGGTATGCAGTGGATGGTAGTGCGTCTGATATTCATATTGAACCAAGTCCGGTTGAGGTGGCGGTCCGTTTTCGTGTTGATGGTGAGTTGGCAAAAAGTCTCACACTGCCGAAGAACGTGCATATGGCAGTGGTTGCGCGAGTGAAGATACTCTCTTCGATGCGTCTTGATGAGCGACGTCGGCCACAAGATGGTCGTTTCTCAGCGACATTTGATGATCGAAAGATCGATTTTCGTGTATCTGTATTGCCTACCAATCATGGCGAGAAGGTGGTAATGCGTATTTTGGATACGAGTAAAGGAGTTCGCTCGCTTGAAGAGAGTGGTATTTCTGCCTCAAATATGGAGTTGCTCCGAAAGATCGTGCAGGAACCATACGGTATCATTCTCATCTCAGGTCCAACTGGTTCTGGTAAGTCAACTACATTGCGTGGAATGATCCAGGAAGTTGATACGGTGACCAAGAATGTAATGTCACTTGAGGATCCGGTTGAGTATGACATGTCTGGAGTGAGTCAGTCACAGGTTCGACCCGAGATCGGGTACACCTTCGCGCGCGGTCTACGCGCTGCACTTCGTCAAGACCCAGACATTATCATGGTAGGTGAGATCCGAGATACTGAAACTGCACAGCTGGCTATCCAAGCTGCACTTACTGGTCACCTTGTGCTTTCTACGATTCACACCAACAACGCGATCGGTGTGATTCCGCGTCTGATCGACATGGGGATTGATCCGTACCTGATCGCACCAACGCTCAAACTCACGATCGCGCAGCGACTTGCTCGTACCTTGTGTGATGGTACAGGTCGTGAAGAAGAAGTTTCTCCAAGTACAGAGGCTCGTATCAGTGAGACATTTAAGACGTTGCCACAGAAGTATCATAAGCGTATACCTGAAAGTCGCACGATGTTGCATCCAGAACCGACACCTGGTTGCGCGACTGGCTACAGCGGACGAACTGCGATCACTGAAGTGCTTGAGATCAATGAAGAGATGCAAGAGTTGATCTTGAAAAATGCCTCAGAAGAAGAATTCTTCATGGCTGCTCGTAAGAATGGCTTTATCACTATCCAAGAAGACGCCATGATCAAGGCGCTTAATCACGAGATACCATACGAAGAAATGAATGTCTTTAGTACTAAGATCGGTATTGAAACTGACCCAAATGAAACTTATGATACTGTCGATAACCTAAATGATATTGAGGTGGCAGAGGCTATAATGGGTAGTGATGAAGTTACTTCTCATTGA
- the pilM gene encoding pilus assembly protein PilM, whose product MKSLSDIFSSLTSSSSAKGVVGIDVGSSSMKVVELQERKGVITLATYGEVQLGPYVGEDIGESVTLEPKQEQEALVDVIRESAVQGRQAVFAMPLSSSFVTNVSIEADPDADLSSMVRVEARKVIPASLSEVTLDWAEVEVTKKEASKNSENRRNVLIAAIQNSALERFKILMQFAGLTQPPTEIECFSTMRSLFDSDEDNVAVIDIGAVSSKLYIARKGLLMRMYRIRAGGTLATKQIASALSIDFSEAEQRKLAADKNDAQFSELKRAHDSSYDRAFREFNQVLREYEDRTGNKLTSIYLSGGGSLFPGMVGNLKETLGREILLANPFSKVAYPAFMEDNMKNIGPSFTVALGAALRVFE is encoded by the coding sequence ATGAAATCTCTCAGTGATATTTTTTCCTCGTTAACGAGTAGCAGCTCAGCAAAGGGAGTGGTTGGTATTGATGTTGGCTCGTCTTCAATGAAAGTTGTTGAGTTACAGGAACGAAAAGGAGTGATTACGCTCGCGACATACGGTGAAGTGCAACTTGGTCCCTACGTTGGAGAAGATATCGGCGAGTCAGTTACCCTAGAACCAAAGCAGGAGCAAGAAGCATTGGTTGACGTCATTAGAGAATCAGCTGTACAAGGAAGACAAGCGGTGTTTGCAATGCCTCTTTCGTCGAGTTTTGTGACCAACGTGAGTATTGAAGCGGATCCAGATGCTGATCTTTCATCCATGGTGCGAGTGGAAGCGCGAAAGGTCATTCCTGCATCGCTTAGTGAAGTTACGCTGGACTGGGCTGAGGTTGAGGTGACCAAGAAAGAAGCGTCGAAGAATAGTGAAAATCGACGTAATGTTCTCATTGCTGCGATTCAAAATTCAGCATTAGAACGCTTCAAGATATTGATGCAGTTTGCTGGACTTACTCAGCCGCCAACTGAGATCGAGTGTTTCAGTACGATGCGAAGTCTGTTTGATAGTGATGAAGATAATGTTGCAGTGATCGATATTGGTGCAGTTTCATCAAAGCTTTACATTGCTCGAAAGGGATTACTCATGCGTATGTATCGTATCCGTGCTGGCGGTACATTGGCAACCAAGCAGATCGCAAGTGCACTTTCAATTGATTTTTCTGAAGCTGAGCAGCGCAAGCTAGCCGCCGATAAAAACGACGCGCAGTTTTCAGAGTTGAAACGAGCGCATGACAGTAGCTACGATCGGGCATTTCGAGAATTCAATCAGGTACTGCGAGAGTATGAGGATCGAACCGGCAATAAACTAACTTCAATATACTTGTCTGGCGGTGGTTCACTCTTCCCAGGCATGGTAGGCAATCTTAAAGAGACACTGGGTCGTGAAATTCTGTTGGCGAATCCATTTTCTAAGGTCGCGTACCCAGCTTTTATGGAAGACAACATGAAAAACATTGGTCCTTCGTTTACTGTTGCGCTTGGTGCAGCGTTGCGAGTATTTGAGTAA
- a CDS encoding GGDEF domain-containing protein codes for MKEIILATVFGLVVFIAVYMLLKKRELEARLRNSMHQMHAERDRALVAEDQLRQERVLRQQAEESAKRDPMTGLANRGELTSQLSALASPLLRRDSEEKRAGLMQSLAAAMIDADFFKAVNDTYGHDVGDQVLIDIARVLRSVVRDTDLVARYGGEEFVVVFPNISAEKLAEVAEEIRAAIEDHEFVNDLLVTVSVGTAHTRFATTPEKLLKEADLALYDAKKEGRNRVVGRVLT; via the coding sequence GTGAAAGAAATCATTCTTGCGACCGTCTTTGGGCTGGTCGTATTCATCGCAGTCTACATGCTTCTCAAGAAGCGAGAGTTGGAGGCCCGGCTTCGTAACTCAATGCATCAAATGCACGCGGAGCGTGATCGAGCGCTGGTTGCTGAGGATCAGCTTCGGCAAGAGCGTGTGCTCCGTCAGCAAGCTGAGGAATCGGCCAAGCGTGATCCGATGACGGGACTGGCAAACCGTGGTGAACTGACCAGTCAGCTGAGTGCACTTGCGAGCCCTCTGCTACGGCGCGACTCCGAAGAAAAGCGCGCTGGATTGATGCAAAGCTTGGCAGCAGCCATGATCGACGCTGATTTCTTCAAGGCGGTAAATGACACGTACGGTCATGATGTTGGAGATCAGGTGCTGATCGACATCGCGCGCGTACTTCGTTCGGTCGTTCGTGACACCGACTTGGTGGCACGGTATGGCGGCGAAGAATTCGTGGTCGTGTTTCCAAATATTTCGGCTGAGAAGTTGGCTGAAGTTGCGGAGGAGATCCGCGCTGCGATCGAGGATCATGAGTTCGTCAACGACCTGCTGGTAACGGTCAGTGTCGGGACCGCTCACACGCGTTTCGCAACGACGCCGGAAAAACTGCTTAAAGAAGCAGATCTGGCTCTGTATGACGCAAAAAAGGAGGGGCGGAATCGAGTGGTTGGTCGTGTACTGACCTGA